A segment of the Candidatus Sumerlaea chitinivorans genome:
CGATGGTGGAAAACCGAGAACTGTGCCGCGGTATCCGTCCCACGGAAATAGCGGTCGAGATAGCTGACCTCGAAGCTCGTGATCTTCGAACCAATCGCACCACTGACGCGCAGATCGCGCGCCATGCCCGCAAGATTCCGCTCAATGTAATTGGCGTAAATGAAGCCACCTTCCACATCCCCGAATCCAAGACCGAAGATCAGGCTGCCCGTGTTGCCTTGAGTGACTTCCACAACACAATCACGGACTGAAGGATCATCCGTCAGTTGGCTGTGAACTTTTACGTCTTCAAAGACGTTTAAGGAGCGCAAGCGATCTCGCGTACGCACTTCATCAAAACGGCGGTAGACTTGCCCCGGCCGCAGCCGTACTTCCCGTTCAATCACCTCTGTTTTCACAGGCGGGGTATAGCGCGAATAGAGCTTGCGGAGCCACCCCATCTCCTCGTCATCCGGGTAATTCTGGGCAACGATCTTCACATCTCCCACGTAGATTCGCGGTCCTTCAGTAATGACCACGTCTACGTCCACGACTCCACGTTCTGAATCCTTGTGGAAATCTGGCTCAACTTTCGCTGCAAGGAAGCCTTCGTCGCCGTACATATTTTTCACTTTTTCGGCGGCGGCGTTGAACTTTGCAGCACTGTAGTACGCGCCCTGCAAGCCAAGGAACGGCTGCAGCACCTCCTCGCGCGTGAAGAGTGTGTAGCCCCGTGCATCAATCCGGCCCACGCGGTAACGCGGTCCTTCGCGCACTTCGATCACCGGGCTTACCCACGATTGATCGGGACCATACACAAAGTCGCCGCGCTGCACATCCACGTCGAGAAAGCCGCGGGAAATATAGAGTGCCTTAATGGTTTCAAGGTCTTCCTGAAAGCGCGACTCGTTGTAATAATGAGTAAACGGTCCCCACGATCCCTTGTTCGTGGTGCGCAATTTGATGGTTAGATCGCGAATGTGGTCGTTGCCGCGAATGATGAGGTCTTTAATCTTTGTTTTGGTGCCTTCGTCCACCGTGATCACAAGGTTGACCATGTTGCCGGCAGCTGGACGTTCTTCCACCCGCACGTTCGCATCGGTATAGCCTTTTTCCTCGTAATAGCGCTGTACCGACTCGCGAATCTTGTTCTGGGCCTGCACCGTATAAACCTGTCCCTTTTTCACTGGGAGCTGGCTGAGGATTTTGTCGGTGGGGATTTTCACGTTCCCTTGGACTGTGATGTCATTGACCTTGGGATTCGGTTGGACGAGATAGGTGAGCTTTACGCCCCCG
Coding sequences within it:
- a CDS encoding Outer membrane protein assembly factor YaeT precursor, coding for MTSEPSDDAPEDLSIPGKPEVREKSFLEKDQEARGGGAARMQPPAPKPKIFDAPIVREVVVSGANPEDTKKALRVIQTRVGEPLDPDKQREDIRRLYELGLFSPNILLQADRTADGGVKLTYLVQPNPKVNDITVQGNVKIPTDKILSQLPVKKGQVYTVQAQNKIRESVQRYYEEKGYTDANVRVEERPAAGNMVNLVITVDEGTKTKIKDLIIRGNDHIRDLTIKLRTTNKGSWGPFTHYYNESRFQEDLETIKALYISRGFLDVDVQRGDFVYGPDQSWVSPVIEVREGPRYRVGRIDARGYTLFTREEVLQPFLGLQGAYYSAAKFNAAAEKVKNMYGDEGFLAAKVEPDFHKDSERGVVDVDVVITEGPRIYVGDVKIVAQNYPDDEEMGWLRKLYSRYTPPVKTEVIEREVRLRPGQVYRRFDEVRTRDRLRSLNVFEDVKVHSQLTDDPSVRDCVVEVTQGNTGSLIFGLGFGDVEGGFIYANYIERNLAGMARDLRVSGAIGSKITSFEVSYLDRYFRGTDTAAQFSVFHHRYLRTGGFHQTNTGATAEFTKPLTDTLKEAWRVRLESVSFSYDKGDEPKEKLNDYVAATIRYRVIRDTRDDSFFPTTGRYWYAGVETGAADGFLLKAEGQYATYRPVFNNWVWAMRTQAGLMPYDATNIGYADRFFLGGSQDMRGFKLWGAGPHDSGNEDIPLGGSTKLLVQNELRYPFTDNLAGVLFADFGVLGRKPFELTKPKASVGTGMRLRLPIAQVALDLAVPVLRDSKDQTQFFHFTFTSAF